Proteins co-encoded in one Chionomys nivalis chromosome 6, mChiNiv1.1, whole genome shotgun sequence genomic window:
- the Commd8 gene encoding COMM domain-containing protein 8, protein MEAEEGTPLWRLQKLPPERGAPLLHKIIDGMCGRAYPAHQDYHSVWESAEWKQVLEDVTTFFKAVVGKNFSDEETLQQLSQLNSCHQEAVMKCLKSRKSEIKQVLLGEIVGISCAQLQDFDWQLKLALSSDKIATLQMPFLTLHLDVKENDEVKPYSIEMSKEELQNLISSLEAANKVVLQLK, encoded by the exons ATGGAGGCGGAAGAGGGGACGCCGCTGTGGCGGCTGCAGAAGCTGCCTCCGGAGCGGGGCGCCCCG CTTCTTCACAAAATCATTGATGGCATGTGTGGCCGAGCCTATCCCGCCCACCAGGATTATCACAGTGTTTGGGAGTCTGCTGAATGGAAGCAAGTTCTGGAAGATGTTACCACATTTTTCAAAGCTGTAGTTGGCAAAAACTTTTCAGATGAAGAG aCACTCCAGCAGTTGAGCCAACTGAATTCATGCCATCAAGAAGCTGTTATGAAATGCTTGAAGAGTAGGAAAAGCGAGATCAAGCAGGTCCTGTTAGGAGAAATAGTTGGTATTTCTTGTGCACAGCTACAAGATTTTGATTGGCAGTTAAAG CTCGCGCTTTCTAGTGACAAGATCGCCACTTTACAGATGCCATTTTTAACCCTTCATCTGGATGTAAAGGAGAACGACGAAGTGAAACCATACTCCATTGAAATGAGTAAAGAGGAGCTACAGAATCTAATCAGTTCCTTGGAGGCAGCCAATAAG GTGGTCCTGCAGTTAAAATAA